AATTTTCGAAGCACATCCGTGTCAACCACATCCTCTAAGGTGTTTTTTTCTGTTTTTTTCGTCTTTGTTGTGGTTTTAATTTTAGTGTTTGAGCGCTGTACCTCTATATTTAGCTCTCTTGTAGTTATTCTGCTTCCACCCTTGCCAAGAACCATCTGCTGCTCAGCCATGTCATCGCTTGCAACTCTTATACTCAAGTGCTTTTTAGGTCCAAACTCGGTTATAAGCTTTTCTATATATGAATCGGCAGTTTGCTTTTCTTTTGTATACACAATTTTTAAATTGCCTACTTCTTCTTCTCTTTTCGTATGAGCTTTGACTCTGTATGCATCATAGACAACTATGGTGAAGATTCCACTAAAAGCAGCATATTCACCTAGAATAAAATTGAGCTTGTCTCTTGCTCCTTCTAAGTCCACTTTAGCAATTTCATTTAAATCACTCCATGCATTAATTACATTATAGCCATCTACTATGAGATAGTCCGTAAATTTCTTTTTCAATTTTATCTTCCTAACTATTTCGTCTTTGCCTTACTACTTCATATAAAAGAATAGATGCAGCCACGGACGCATTTAAAGACCCGACGTTACCTTTCATAGGTATTTTGAGGGTAAAATCACAATTGTCCTTTAGAAGTCTCGATATACCTTTACCTTCATTTCC
This is a stretch of genomic DNA from Acetoanaerobium sticklandii. It encodes these proteins:
- a CDS encoding NYN domain-containing protein; its protein translation is MKKKFTDYLIVDGYNVINAWSDLNEIAKVDLEGARDKLNFILGEYAAFSGIFTIVVYDAYRVKAHTKREEEVGNLKIVYTKEKQTADSYIEKLITEFGPKKHLSIRVASDDMAEQQMVLGKGGSRITTRELNIEVQRSNTKIKTTTKTKKTEKNTLEDVVDTDVLRKLEEIRKGVSKGK